The following nucleotide sequence is from Aneurinibacillus soli.
ACCAATAACTGGATAGATCGCAACCGTAAACAGAATACCGAAGACGAAATATACAGATAATTTAGCGCGTTCTGCAAAACCTCCCCAGGCAATCGCCAGTGATACAGCGGCAAAGGCCATCTGAAACAAGAACTTCAGATCCAGCGGTACGTGCGCCCACGATAGAGAAGAAAATACTTGATCCGCTTCTGCTCCACCAAGATGAAGCATCCATCCTTTCAATCCGACAAATCCATTACCATCTCCAAATGTAATCGCGAATCCTGCCACCCAGAAGAAAATGCCCGTAATCGCAAAGCTGATAATCTGCTTTCCAGCTACGTGTCCAGCATTTTTCATTCGGGTTGAACCTGCCTCTAAAAGCGCGAATCCTGCCTGCATGGAAATAACTAAGATTGCAGCTACAAAAACATAGGCAGAATCAAGCGCACTAGCTAAAGCTTCCATATGCATATCCCCTTCCTTCTCGTGTTAACTTTCATGACATAACTATATGCTCACCTGTAAATTTATGCAACTCATGTCATTTAAATTAACATTATATATCTTCCTAATCAACCGCTTACATTAGATATTTCTTGATTTTTCTCACTTTTTCATTCATGTTAGCTTTCCTTTCCTCATCAAACTTAGGAGCCTAAAAATTCTCCATAAAAGCAGTAAAAAAACAATAGCCAGCACGAAATGATTTTCAGTATAATGGGGTGAATATAAAACTTTATTAAAGATATCGTAAAGAAAGGGTTAAGAGGTGTGTTACATGCGGCGTGCGATTCTTGTCGTATTGTTTTTGTTGCTAGGAGCAGTTGTTTGGCAAATCTCCACGGTTGAACACTGGATTATTTTTAACTGGGTATTTCTTGCTCTGCTTCTTCTGGATTTTCGTAAAGATCAAAAAGACATTGATCTACTTGCCTTCCTTCCTAAAGGAGTTGCGCTGCTGTTCTGCTTGTACTATGTGTATCAGCACGCGCCCAAACTGTGGTACTTCCTTGCCAGCTGGGAAACATCAAACGTCAAACACTTTTTCAACTGGAACGATACATTCCGGAAAATTCCGTTCAATAATGGGGCGATTTTTCGCCTGTACCAGCCTGAATGGTTTACGATTTTCATGCGCTGGGTATATGGATACGGTTTCTCACTTGCACTCTGGGTATCGGTCATCCGAAGCTTAATGACACGAGATCTGGATAAAATGCTTCGCTATGTGCTGTCTAGCCATACCATGCAGTTACCGATTATCGTGCCGTTTTATACGCTGGTCATGCTACAAGAAGTATGGTATGTACTCGGGGAGCCGGATGGTATGGCACGCGGTTTCACACATGCCCAGGCACAACTCTGGGTTATGAACTGCTTCCCAAGCATGCACACATCCGTTTCCTTTGCAATTCTTTTGCTGGCACTCCGCGAGAAG
It contains:
- a CDS encoding phosphatase PAP2 family protein, with the protein product MRRAILVVLFLLLGAVVWQISTVEHWIIFNWVFLALLLLDFRKDQKDIDLLAFLPKGVALLFCLYYVYQHAPKLWYFLASWETSNVKHFFNWNDTFRKIPFNNGAIFRLYQPEWFTIFMRWVYGYGFSLALWVSVIRSLMTRDLDKMLRYVLSSHTMQLPIIVPFYTLVMLQEVWYVLGEPDGMARGFTHAQAQLWVMNCFPSMHTSVSFAILLLALREKGSIFRWVMATYCGLVIFSTLYLEIHWVLDVIAGMVLGYTTVKLVDFLYAFAARRIEARKKNAALIPIPTAVSTQDTSNL